One Oncorhynchus masou masou isolate Uvic2021 chromosome 27, UVic_Omas_1.1, whole genome shotgun sequence genomic window carries:
- the glipr1a gene encoding GLIPR1-like protein 1 codes for MGQLLLQGLLWAVIFLGSSVPNIESSEYNPFPGITDKKFIDDCVRIHNDNRSSVNPPARNMLYMTWDEGLAITARAWARHCDFQHNIYLKEVRRVHPVFSSVGENIWAGYPPSTFSVMRAMDLWVKEVKDYSYHSNACKPGKMCGHYTQVVWATSYKVGCAIQICPNGVDRTLFSDKEGAIFVCNYAEAGNVVGMLPYQNGLEECSSCEGANNQCQAKLCHNAKRDEQKSYRWTPDWDPTLATCGPCCMAILAIRPLALLLTFVAAFGVHRLYPSIFFYE; via the exons ATGGGGCAGCTACTGCTGCAGGGATTGCTGTGGGCTGTGATTTTCCTGGGCTCATCTGTCCCTAATATCGAGTCCTCAGAGTACAACCCATTTCCTGGCATCACCGATAAGAAGTTCATCGACGACTGTGTGAGGATACACAACGACAACCGATCCTCGGTGAATCCACCAGCCAGAAATATGCTCTACATG acGTGGGATGAGGGCTTGGCCATCACTGCAAGGGCCTGGGCAAGACACTGTGATTTCCAGCACAACATCTACCTGAAAGAGGTCAGACGGGTccaccctgtcttctcctccGTGGGAGAGAACATCTGGGCAGGATACCCGCCCTCCACGTTCTCCGTCATGCGGGCCATGGATTTATGGGTCAAAGAAGTGAAGGATTACTCATACCATAGCAATGCGTGTAAACCAGGAAAAATGTGTGGCCACTACACACAG GTTGTTTGGGCGACGAGCTACAAGGTTGGTTGCGCCATCCAAATATGCCCAAATGGCGTCGACAGGACTTTGTTTTCTGATAAAGAGGGAGCCATATTTGTTTGTAACTATGCAGAAGC GGGAAACGTGGTTGGGATGTTACCATACCAGAACGGGTTGGAAGAATGCAGCTCTTGTGAGGGTGCAAACAATCAATGCCAGGCCAAGCTCTGCC ACAATGCAAAACGAGATGAACAGAAAA GTTACAGATGGACCCCCGACTGGGACCCCACCCTGGCCACCTGTGGCCCCTGCTGCATGGCCATATTGGCCATCCGACCCCTGGCCCTTCTCCTCACCTTTGTCGCCGCATTTGGAGTACACAGACTGTACCCAAGCATATTCTTTTACGAATAG
- the LOC135515641 gene encoding LOW QUALITY PROTEIN: KRR1 small subunit processome component homolog (The sequence of the model RefSeq protein was modified relative to this genomic sequence to represent the inferred CDS: inserted 1 base in 1 codon), which yields MASSTNEGSVNETLSGKKSKKNTNQVDESQLFTVPDGWKEPAFTKDDNPKGLLEESSFATLFPKYREAYLKECWPLVQKALGDSHIKATLDLIEGSITVCTTKKTFDPYAVVRARDLIKLLARSVPFEQAVRILEDDMACDIIKIGTLVRTRERFVKRRQRLIGPKGSTLKALELLTNCYXMVQGNTVSALGPFNGLKEVRKVVLDTMKNIHPIYNIKTLMIKRELSKDPELRLQSWERFLPNFRHKNLTKRKEPKKKTTKKEYTPFPPQQPESQIDKELATGEFFLRESVKKRKKMEEIKVKQAEVLSKRQEERNRAFIPPKEKPVMKKTNKAPSEAKINIEAIKAKVRKAKTKKLGAPSVNPVPQTKPALTRRKRTRANLGKAWTMDNIHYCCIQRRYADHWREGRQVCQDMGMFKDVFGILIEYPQFLRDESSS from the exons ATGGCGTCCTCCACAAACGAAGGAAGCGTGAATGAAACGCTGTCGGGGAAGAAGTCGAAAAAGAATACAAACCAAG TGGATGAATCTCAACTCTTCACTGTTCCCGATGGATGGAAGGAGCCAGCATTCACAAAAGATGACAACCCCAAAGGTCTACTGGAGGAGAGCAGTTTCGCCACTCTCTTTCCGAAGTATAGAGAGGCATACCTGAAAGAATGCTGGCCACTGGTGCAAAAAGCATTAGGCGATTCA CACATCAAGGCCACCCTGGATTTGATCGAGGGCAGCATCACGGTTTGCACCACCAAAAAGACCTTTGACCCATATGCCGTTGTGAGGGCACGGGACCTCATCAAGCTGTTGGCCAGAAGTGTGCCTTTTGAGCAG GCTGTGCGTATTTTGGAGGATGACATGGCGTGTGACATCATCAAAATTGGCACGCTGGTCAGAACCAGAGAACGGTTtgtgaagaggaggcagagactcATCGGGCCTAAAGGATCTACACTCAAG GCATTGGAGCTGCTCACCAATTGCT GCATGGTGCAGGGGAACACTGTGTCAGCCCTGGGACCCTTCAACGGCCTCAAAGAG GTACGGAAAGTGGTGTTGGATACCATGAAGAACATCCACCCCATCTACAACATCAAG ACGCTCATGATCAAGCGCGAGCTGTCCAAGGACCCCGAGCTGCGGCTACAGAGCTGGGAGCGATTCCTACCCAACTTCCGACACAAGAACCTGACCAAGCGCAAGGAGCCTAAGAAAAAGACGACAAAGAAGGAGTACACACCTTTCCCCCCGCAGCAGCCTGAGAGCCAG ATTGACAAGGAACTGGCAACGGGAGAGTTCTTCCTTCGAGAGAGTGttaagaagaggaagaagatggAGGAGATAAAG GTGAAACAAGCCGAGGTGTTGTCTAAGAGGCAAGAGGAGCGAAACAGGGCCTTTATTCCTCCTAAGGAGAAACCTGTTATGAAGAAGACCAACAAAG CTCCCTCAGAAGCCAAAATCAACATTGAGGCCATCAAGGCTAAGGTAAGGAAAGCCAAGACCAAGAAGCTAGGAGCCCCCTCTGTTAACCCTGTCCCACAGACCAAACCCGCCTTGACAAGAAGAAAAAGAACAAGGGCTAACCTTGGAAAAGCTTGGACAATGGACAATATTCACTATTGCTGCATTCAAAGGAGGTATGCAGATCACTGGCGTGAAGGACGTCAGGTTTGTCAGGACATGGGTATGTTTAAAGATGTATTTGGGATATTAATAGAATATCCCCAATTCCTCAGAGATGAATCTTCCTCATAG
- the LOC135516592 gene encoding uncharacterized protein LOC135516592, whose protein sequence is MVSWFGSGYSPSSQEALELFSNNEVFACENSTLYLYQDPNFILMLAGVQEYLHVTGVLEREDAAPAAPVPVHSVSLYHSEMKAYAALSVDSTHSNHYRFTALESCSSYAACVEVAGSHSLTCLSTITDPEVPRHFQVTTWNSSSVTVSWDCPDNRKFSFFLVTVLYLNGTNHVLEERSFRHTLDTFVFSQSDLPPCSRVKFGLQTVCQAGTEARHSRMVLIKGNTVHSEIENLWQTSSGPDNYTLSWVVRNTSSISMFRIYHQGVLHYTTLLTSHTVASLLPCSQYLARVEALCGHSVVMSSKTVLARTGPRGVSELRYRPEDSTALWIGGTRQGVAFQYQLSYDNGSTIQQGRLMEPLLPSWGSLRVRYALDVWEECDGEWSADPALVCFDGVNVSVNALVLPAASTLRPNEDQGLMFCFLSSSLYCALVNGVGPKTEPWAELKRIYEKLLEELLKGYPIKTRVELVAFKELEGESKTKITFQGFDASITDVDLPLPPGEQLDHIQSLQPPNITVKDGIIYWDDPDECATPDLNRCDANSFCVNTLNSYTCVCHHGFYDVGPAFVPPPTPASHPVCYEKGMFTQCLTRSMAGGIAKAFLIGYFGGDVTVVLNEGRCTMEESETLYHFHVLRKPSQCGTIRLVNRTHIEFRNTLTVTLSRERTITRRDLKVIWKCIYPRNYVRNTQINVDLEWITSHSVVEYNSSHQLGLAMTMYSDNSFSYGYRDSIALHLSDVLFFEVALLTNNTFASEVLLEVISCWATESPDPQDETKGFFLLDGCPVDSTFHWLSVNGVSQRSRFSIHMFTMPKELPIYMHCLTRICSHDEDCTTNCTTQRLSKRSTARWDPYINVAVVVSAGPLMVTPEAAPGTKLSNWDEALTMIYVVGGTMGVLMLMMLGVSATKATMSYYERARPQ, encoded by the exons ATGGTGTCATGGTTCGGAAGTGGATATTCTCCATCTTCCCAG GAAGCCCTGGAGTTGTTCTCCAACAATGAGGTGTTTGCGTGTGAAAACAGCACTCTGTACCTCTATCAGGACCCAAACTTCATCCTCATGCTCG CTGGAGTCCAGGAGTACCTCCATGTTACTGGTGTCCTGGAAAGAGAAGATGCAGCCCCGGCTGCCCCTGTCCCCGTCCACTCTGTGTCCCTATACCACTCTGAGATGAAGGCCTACGCTGCCCTTAGTGTGGACAGTACCCACTCCAACCACTACCGCTTCACAGCCCTGGAATCCTGCAGTTCCTATGCTGCCTGTGTGGAGGTGGCAGGCAGCCACTCGCTTACCTGTCTCTCCACTATCACAG ACCCAGAAGTCCCCAGACATTTCCAGGTGACAACGTGGAACAGCAGCAGTGTCACAGTGTCCTGGGACTGTCCCGACAACCGCAAGTTCTCCTTCTTCCTTGTCACGGTCCTCTACCTCAATGGCACCAACCATGTCCTGGAGGAGAGGTCCTTCAGGCACACACTGGACACCTTTGTGTTCTCTCAATCTGACCTGCCGCCCTGTAGCAGGGTGAAGTTTGGCCTGCAGACGGTGTGCCAGGCGGGCACGGAGGCTCGCCACAGCAGAATGGTTCTCATCAAAGGGAATACTG TCCACTCAGAAATCGAGAACCTGTGGCAGACCTCCTCGGGGCCGGATAACTACACCCTGAGCTGGGTGGTGAGGAACACTTCTTCTATCTCCATGTTCAGGATCTACCACCAGGGGGTgctccactacaccaccctgctcaccagcCACACGGTGGCCAGCCTTCTGCCCTGCAGCCAGTACTTGGCTAGAGTAGAGGCGCTGTGTGGACACAGCGTGGTCATGAGCTCCAAGACCGTACTCGCTCGCACAG GACCCAGAGGTGTTTCAGAACTGCGCTACCGTCCTGAGGACTCTACAGCGCTGTGGATTGGTGGGACCAGACAGGGCGTGGCCTTTCAGTACCAGCTGTCTTATGACAATGGCTCGACCATCCAGCAAGGCCGGCTGATGGAGCCTTTGCTCCCCTCCTGGGGCTCATTGAGGGTGCGCTATGCCCTGGACGTGTGGGAAGAGTGTGACGGCGAGTGGAGCGCCGACCCGGCCCTGGTGTGTTTCGATGGAGTCAACGTTTCCGTCAACGCCCTCGTGTTGCCGGCGGCGTCCACCCTGAGGCCGAATGAAGACCAAG GGTTGATGTTTTGTTTTCTCAGTTCTAGCCTTTATTGTGCCTTGGTTAATGGTGTTGGACCCAAGACTGAGCCCTGGGCTGAGCTGAAGCGCATCTACGAAAAACTA CTGGAGGAGCTTTTGAAAGGGTACCCAATTAAGACCAGGGTGGAGTTGGTTGCATTCAAGGAGCTGGAAGGCGAATCCAAAACTAAGATTACCTTTCAAGGCTTTGACGCTTCCATAACCGACGTAGACTTACCGCTACCACCTGGCGAGCAGCTGGACCATATCCAGTCCCTCCAGCCGCCCAATATCACAGTCAAGGACGGGATCATCTACTGGGATG ACCCAGATGAGTGTGCGACGCCTGACCTGAACAGGTGTGATGCCAACTCTTTTTGCGTCAACACTCTGAACTCCTACACCTGTGTGTGTCACCATGGCTTCTATGACGTCGGGCCCGCCTTCGTTCCCCCTCCTACCCCTGCCTCACATCCTGTCTGTTATG AAAAAGGGATGTTCACCCAGTGCCTGACGAGATCGATGGCCGGAGGTATCGCCAAAGCCTTCCTGATTGGCTACTTTGGTGGCGACGTGACGGTTGTCTTGAATGAAGGCCGTTGCACCATGGAGGAGAGCGAGACGCTCTACCACTTCCACGTGTTGCGTAAACCCTCTCAGTGTGGAACGATACGGCTG gtgaacAGAACACACATCGAGTTCCGGAACACTCTGACAGTGACCTTGAGCAGAGAGAGGACCATCACACGAAGAGATCTCAAGGTTATCTGGAAGTGCATCTACCCCCGGAACTATGTCCGCAACACCCAGATAAACGTAGATCTGGAGTG GATCACCTCCCACTCTGTGGTGGAGTACAACTCCTCCCATCAGCTGGGGCTGGCCATGACCATGTACAGCGACAACTCCTTCTCCTATGGCTACAGAGACTCCATCGCCCTCCACCTCAGTGATGTACTCTTCTTCGAGGTGGCCCTCCTGACAAACAACACGTTCGCCTCGGAGGTCCTGCTAGAAGTGATTTCCTGCTGGGCCACAGAGAGCCCGGACCCACAGGACGAAACCAAGGGCTTCTTTCTCCTAGATGG CTGCCCTGTTGACAGCACCTTTCATTGGCTCTCTGTGAACGGTGTGTCACAGAGGAGCAGATTCTCCATTCACATGTTCACTATGCCCAAGGAGTTACCCATCTACATGCACTGCCTGACCCGGATATGCAGTCACGATGAGGACTGTACTACG AACTGTACCACCCAGAGACTTTCAAAGAGATCAACAGCTAGATGGGATCCATACATCAATGTAGCTGTGGTCGTGTCTGCAGGACCACTGATGGTCACCCCCGAGGCGGCACCAGGGACCAAACTCTCCAACT GGGATGAGGCTTTGACAATGATCTACGTTGTGGGAGGAACCATGGGTGTCTTGATGTTGATGATGCTTGGTGTGAGCGCAACAAAGGCTACAATGAGTTATTATGAGAGAGCAAGGCCTCAATAA